A genome region from Cucumis sativus cultivar 9930 chromosome 4, Cucumber_9930_V3, whole genome shotgun sequence includes the following:
- the LOC101208341 gene encoding PRA1 family protein B2, translating to MQSSASPVILPISNPQSQPQIPLSSFSSHLLLSLRHAFSRRRPWPELLDRSAFSKPESLSEATLRIRKNYSYFRVNYFTIIALILAISLFSNPSSLFLLIALLCSWIFLYLFRPSDQPLVLFGRHFRDSEILIGLVVFTACVVFLTSVGSVLVSAFTAGFAVVCAHGALRSPDDLFLDEQEVNTTGFLGIFAGAPSSSSSSSSSSGAAPSGR from the coding sequence ATGCAGTCCTCAGCTTCTCCGGTCATCCTCCCCATTTCCAATCCCCAATCCCAACCTCAAATCCccctttcttccttctctagCCATCTCCTCCTCTCCCTCCGCCACGCCTTCTCCCGTCGCCGCCCTTGGCCGGAGCTCCTAGATCGCTCCGCCTTCTCCAAGCCTGAATCCCTCTCCGAAGCCACTCTCCGCATCCGCAAGAACTACTCCTATTTCCGCGTCAATTATTTCACCATCATAGCCCTAATTCTTGCCATTTCACTTTTCTCCAATCCTtcctctctcttcctcttgATCGCCCTTCTTTGCTCTTGGATCTTCCTCTATCTCTTCCGCCCCTCCGATCAGCCGCTTGTTCTGTTTGGTCGCCACTTCAGAGATAGCGAGATCTTGATTGGTCTCGTTGTTTTCACCGCCTGTGTTGTTTTTCTCACCAGCGTTGGATCTGTTCTTGTTTCTGCTTTCACCGCCGGTTTCGCCGTCGTCTGCGCTCACGGTGCTCTCCGATCTCCCGATGATCTGTTCCTGGATGAGCAGGAAGTTAATACGACTGGGTTTCTCGGTATCTTCGCTGGCGctccctcctcctcctcctcctcctcctcctcctctggCGCCGCTCCTTCCGGCAGATAA